A window from Acidimicrobiales bacterium encodes these proteins:
- a CDS encoding helix-turn-helix domain-containing protein, with protein sequence MKGGPSTSSTNSCHTEEALQVRQVLDRVGDKWSILVICLLARGTRRFTELQRETDGISQRMLTLTLRQLERDGLVARTVHAVVPPRVDYELTELGGTLLASVQSLTTWAIEHRPDIATARADYDARRSSLDSEAAVARS encoded by the coding sequence ATGAAAGGCGGCCCATCGACGTCCTCGACGAACAGCTGCCATACCGAGGAAGCGCTGCAGGTTCGGCAGGTCCTCGACCGGGTCGGTGACAAGTGGTCGATCCTCGTCATCTGCCTGCTGGCCCGGGGGACGCGTCGCTTCACCGAGCTGCAGCGCGAGACCGACGGCATCAGCCAGCGGATGCTGACGTTGACCCTGCGTCAGCTCGAGCGCGACGGGCTCGTGGCCCGGACCGTCCATGCCGTGGTCCCTCCCCGGGTCGACTACGAGCTGACAGAGCTGGGCGGCACCCTGCTCGCATCGGTCCAGTCTCTGACCACCTGGGCCATCGAGCACCGGCCCGATATCGCGACCGCCCGCGCCGACTACGACGCACGCCGCAGCTCGCTCGACAGCGAAGCGGCGGTGGCCCGATCCTGA
- a CDS encoding metallophosphoesterase, with protein MMGLARRAARRIMGSEEATIAPLTASQVASAELRLAIAGDVGHPSAELEVSVAAMVDEHARRPFDGLLLLGDNIYPDGDPARVHEAVLDPLGPILARGVVLDAVLGNHDVDRGQPDEVARRLGMPARWYERRFGPVQLIMLDSNRAGDHEQRAWLDRTLAESDAAFRVVALHHPPYSAGWHGSSRDVRRAFGPAFVRHGVDLVLAGHEHDYQRSKPIRGTVYVVSGAATHLRATGRRRFTAAAHARHHFLDLWVIEGRVILRPIGHDRQPFDQMVLPIGGAGAAPVVASAPGNQSAG; from the coding sequence ATGATGGGGCTCGCACGCCGCGCGGCGCGGCGGATCATGGGCAGCGAAGAGGCAACGATCGCTCCGTTGACGGCCTCACAGGTGGCCTCGGCTGAGCTTCGCCTGGCGATCGCGGGCGATGTCGGTCACCCGTCAGCCGAGCTCGAGGTGAGCGTCGCCGCCATGGTGGACGAGCACGCCCGCCGGCCCTTCGACGGTCTGTTGCTGCTGGGCGACAATATCTATCCAGACGGTGACCCGGCCCGCGTCCACGAGGCGGTGTTGGACCCGCTCGGTCCGATCCTGGCCCGAGGCGTCGTCCTCGACGCCGTCCTGGGGAACCACGACGTCGACAGGGGCCAGCCCGACGAGGTCGCCCGCCGTCTCGGGATGCCGGCCCGCTGGTACGAGCGCCGGTTCGGGCCCGTCCAGCTGATCATGCTCGATTCCAACCGTGCCGGCGACCACGAGCAGCGGGCGTGGCTCGACCGGACGCTCGCCGAGAGTGACGCCGCCTTTCGAGTCGTGGCCCTCCACCACCCGCCGTACTCCGCCGGCTGGCACGGATCGTCGAGAGACGTGCGACGGGCGTTCGGGCCCGCCTTCGTGCGCCACGGCGTCGACCTCGTGCTCGCCGGCCACGAGCACGACTACCAACGGTCGAAGCCGATAAGAGGCACCGTCTACGTGGTGTCGGGCGCCGCCACCCATCTGCGGGCGACGGGCAGGCGACGCTTCACCGCCGCCGCCCATGCCCGGCACCATTTCCTCGACCTCTGGGTGATCGAGGGACGGGTCATCCTTCGACCCATCGGGCACGATCGCCAGCCTTTCGACCAGATGGTCCTTCCGATCGGCGGCGCCGGTGCGGCCCCCGTCGTAGCGTCTGCTCCTGGCAACCAGAGCGCCGGCTAA
- a CDS encoding nitroreductase family protein produces the protein MDLLEGLGTTRAIRRYTDQPVTDQELASLLWAATRAPSGSNRQPFRFIVLRDGPHAADARRLLGEAARRMWASKRATDRYATGSGLEPESPKARMARSMTHYTERLAEAPVIVLACLVRYREANPFEGSSIYPACQNLLLAARAVGLGGVLTQIQLLVAEELRAALSIPDDVALHATITLGRPAGRHGPVRRRPLSELVYEDRWEVTAPWAVDPVGTKFTQAGPPRLGAGTDH, from the coding sequence ATGGATCTCCTCGAAGGACTGGGGACGACACGGGCGATCCGCCGCTACACGGACCAGCCTGTGACCGACCAGGAGCTGGCCAGCTTGCTGTGGGCGGCGACCCGGGCGCCGTCGGGCTCGAACCGCCAGCCGTTCCGGTTCATTGTGCTGCGTGACGGACCGCACGCCGCTGATGCTCGTCGCCTGCTGGGTGAGGCGGCCCGCCGGATGTGGGCCTCCAAGCGGGCGACCGATCGCTACGCCACGGGATCGGGACTCGAGCCGGAGTCCCCCAAGGCTCGGATGGCGAGGAGCATGACCCACTACACCGAGCGCCTGGCGGAGGCTCCGGTCATCGTCCTCGCCTGCCTTGTCCGGTACCGGGAAGCCAATCCGTTCGAAGGCTCCTCGATCTATCCCGCCTGTCAGAATCTGCTTCTCGCGGCCCGCGCCGTCGGCCTCGGCGGCGTGCTGACCCAGATCCAGCTCCTCGTCGCCGAGGAGCTGCGGGCAGCCCTCAGCATCCCCGACGATGTCGCGCTGCACGCCACCATCACACTGGGACGCCCGGCCGGCCGCCACGGGCCTGTGCGGCGACGCCCGCTGTCCGAGTTGGTCTACGAGGACCGGTGGGAGGTCACGGCGCCGTGGGCGGTCGACCCGGTGGGCACGAAGTTCACCCAGGCGGGTCCACCCCGGCTGGGCGCCGGAACGGACCACTAG
- a CDS encoding NADPH:quinone oxidoreductase family protein has translation MRALVCRQLGPLGDLVVEDLAAPIPGPGQVVVDVRAAGVNFVDGLICQGQYQIKPATPFVPGSEMAGEVSAIGDGVRAVGVGDRVLAFSGFGAFAEQVVVPEGSAIPIPSGTGFGPAATLVQSYSTALFALTRRTRIAPGEWILVLGAGGGIGLAAIDVAVALGGRVIGAASTPEKLTAAREMGAEATIAYEAEDLKVRARELSGGGVDVVVDPVGGGRSEPALRATGPGGRVCVIGFAAGPIPRVPLNQVLLNNRTVVGVDWGAWTLRDPSGARELLDEVLEMVGSGRLHPPVPAEQPLVDGPKVMADLLDRQVAGKVVLVP, from the coding sequence GTGCGCGCCCTCGTCTGCCGCCAGCTCGGCCCGCTCGGCGATCTGGTCGTGGAGGATCTCGCTGCGCCGATCCCTGGTCCCGGTCAGGTCGTCGTTGACGTCCGGGCGGCCGGCGTCAACTTTGTCGACGGGTTGATCTGCCAGGGGCAGTACCAGATCAAGCCAGCCACACCGTTCGTGCCGGGGAGCGAGATGGCAGGGGAGGTGAGCGCGATCGGCGACGGTGTGAGGGCGGTCGGCGTCGGCGATCGCGTGCTCGCCTTCAGCGGGTTCGGGGCGTTCGCCGAGCAGGTCGTGGTTCCCGAGGGTTCGGCCATCCCGATCCCGTCGGGCACCGGGTTCGGGCCAGCGGCCACCCTCGTGCAGAGCTACAGCACAGCATTGTTCGCGCTCACTCGACGGACCCGGATCGCTCCCGGCGAATGGATCCTCGTGCTCGGCGCTGGCGGGGGCATCGGCCTGGCGGCCATCGATGTCGCGGTCGCTCTCGGCGGACGCGTGATAGGTGCCGCGTCGACACCAGAGAAGCTGACCGCGGCCCGAGAGATGGGTGCCGAGGCCACGATCGCCTACGAGGCCGAGGACCTCAAGGTCCGGGCCCGAGAGCTCTCAGGTGGAGGTGTCGACGTGGTCGTCGATCCGGTCGGGGGAGGTCGCAGTGAGCCAGCCCTGCGGGCGACGGGGCCTGGGGGCCGGGTCTGTGTCATCGGGTTCGCCGCCGGGCCGATCCCCAGAGTCCCCCTCAACCAGGTATTGCTCAACAACCGCACGGTCGTCGGTGTCGACTGGGGCGCATGGACGCTGCGCGACCCGAGCGGTGCTCGCGAGCTGCTGGACGAGGTTCTGGAGATGGTTGGATCCGGCCGCCTTCATCCGCCCGTGCCGGCCGAGCAGCCGCTCGTCGACGGCCCGAAGGTCATGGCCGACCTGCTCGATCGCCAGGTCGCTGGGAAGGTCGTCCTCGTGCCCTGA